Part of the Maridesulfovibrio sp. genome, GATGATACTGCTAGGTAGCTAGTGGGAAAGTAGGTCGCCGCAAGCTTTTTTATTTCTAAAGCCCCCTTGTTAATTCAAGGGGGCTTTACTTGTTTTGGGGGATGTATATTCCCTGTCTTCTCTATTTCTTTTTTAAAGCCCATTCCAGAAAGTTTTTTAACACAGGCTCAGCCTGATTATATGATTCTTTAATTTCGGGATGAAACTGCACTCCATAGCGTAGCCTGTCTTTGCGTCTTATCGCTTGAATGTAACCTGAAGCGGCAACTAGTTCATAATTATCCGGCAAAGAGTAAATTGCCCACCCGTGCACTTCCGGGGCAATGAACGGTTCCGGAGTCTTCTTAAAAATAGGGTCATCAATTTTTTTGTAGATTCTGGTTCGTTCTTCAGGATCCTGCATGGCTGAGATGTCGGACCAGCCCATGGAGTGCACCCGGGTATAACCGTAAGCAAATGCGTGCATCTGGCATCCGGCACAGATTCCGAAAATGGGTATGTCAGATTCACGAATGATTTCGTATTCCCCGTTGTATTCGAACATAGGAAGATTATTGTAATCAGCATTGTTGCCACTCAGAATGATTGCAGCCGGTTTGTTCGGCAGATTCTTGATCATTTCCATGTTGGCTTTCCAATATGGAATATGAACGACTTTTGCATCAGGTACCAGTTGTTCAACTCTTTGGGTAAGACGGGTGAAAGTGAAGCCGTTACGTTGATTACCGATGATCATAATATAAGGATTGTCCGGTATGTTTGGAATTTCCGGTTGAGCCGGAGTGAACAACATTATTTCATTGAGGGCAGGAGCGTATCCGGTATATTTTGTGATCACCAGCCTCCATAATCGAGCGGTGTGGACCGGGATATCCTGAATGATCCTGTAGGAATCTGAATTGCTGACTTCTCCTGCTTCAACCTTGGTCCATGATTCGCCATCATTACTTGTCATCCAGTGAAAATCGGAGAGCCAGCCGTCAGGGTTGTTGAAGTCTGAAAGCATCCAGATGAGCGAAACCGGGACGGGCTTGCCTAAGTCCAGCTCGACCCATTCGTGGTGAGGACCAGGGGGAGCTGCTCGCCATTGGCTGATCAGTCCAGCATCACTATAATCAGTGAGGTATTCCGGATTTGACCCACTGCCGGTCTTCACGGAAACAGGAGTCAGTCTTTGCAGACCGGAATAGTGGTCATCACTTTCCGAATCGACAAAAAATCTGCTGATAGTCCATAGACTGGCTTTTCCATCAACATTAATGGCCCGCACCCTCCACCACCAGCGGCTTTTATCATGCAGAGGTTTTTCTTTGGGAATTTGGAGGGCACCGACTTCTCCTGCCCCTGTTTTTAATATGTATTTGTACAGGTCGGGGGAATCGAAGGTGTTGCGCCGGTCAAGTTGTATCTCAAATTGATCGATCGATTTTCCATTTTTCTTAAATGAAAGTAACGGATTCGTGCGGGTCACAATGACATCCATGCAAGGATTGGTGTCCAACGAAGGAGCAGGGATATCCGAGGCAAGAACAGGTAAGCAAAGACTTAGTACTATCAGAATTGTAATGAGATACTGTTTCATGGCGGTCTCCAGATAAATTTTGAGATGATGTTAGCATATATTCCTTATATAGTCTTTGTACCGTAAGCAGTTTGTCGAACTCATTCTTTCCTTTAGTGGAGATGCGCAAAACATAAATTATCCGTTATGCTTGTGGCTTCACCTGTTTGAGCATGATTATTTACTTCTTGATGATAAAGTTTGTCGTTTATTCTCATGACGAGAATCTGTTCTGAGAGATTTATTTTGTTTTTTTGATGTATAATTCACGGTAGATAATGTGTTTCTTAGAAGGGAAAATTCTAAGAATTCAGCGCTAGCGTTAAGAGTATTTGTTTTCTTGACGGATATTTGTGTGTTTCAGCTATTTTAGACAAAAAAGCCCGCACAAGTCTCTTGTGCGGGCTTAGTAATTTAATGTGTAGTTTGATTACTCTTCGATAAGAGCTACCGGGCGAACCCAGCCAGCGGATCCTTTATGAATTTTTACCGGCATGCAGATCACAGTGAATCCGGTTGACGGGAGTTGTTCGAGGTTAGCCATTTTTTCCATATGGCAGTATGGAATCGTACTTCCAGCATAATGGCCTTCCCAAATAATGGAAGGGTCTTTTGTCTCCATAAATCTCTTTACAGTTGAGCTGAACGGGGCATCCCAGCTCCAAGCATCTGTTCCGACAATTTTAATGCCTTGTTTAGTCAGGTGAAGGGTTGCATCCCTGCCCATGCCGCAACCTTTTTCAAGGTAGTCATCATAACCGAATCTTTCTCCGGCGGCTGTGTTCACGAGAACGATGTCACCTTCTTTTAAAGTGTGACCTATTCTTTCCAGTTCGGCATCAATGTCGACTGGGGTCACAACGTAGCCGTCTGCTAAATTACGAAAATCAAGTTTTACACCCGATCCGATACACCATTCCAAGGGAATCAGGTCAATGGTCATTGCAGGGATATCGTCGTCTGTTTTGGAGTGATAATGATATGGAGCATCCATATGTGTGCCGGCATGAGTGCACATTTTTACGAATTCAACAGCCCAGCCTTCTTGTTCAGGAAGTTGTTCCGAGCTTAGTCCCGGAAAGACGGAAGCCATTTGAGCTGCTCCAGCTGTGTGATCAGCATAGATAATTTCTGGTACAAAACCGGGAGGGTCGGAGGGTTTGTCTGAACGAATGGAAACAGACAGATCGATAATTTTTTTAGCCATTTGTGTCTCTCTGTTGAAAGTGAATTGAAATACTGACACTGATGTATCTAATACCTTGAAATATTGTGTGTTTTTCCAAGTGGTAAACATGTTTAACACTTAATCTCCAGCGTTTCCTATGTCTATTGTTATCTTTCTATTTCCTATTGAATTCTCTCTATCATCATATTAACTATGTACAAAATTTTGATACGAAGGAATATGTATGAATGTTAAAGTTGACGTTGTCATAAATGTTTTTGGAAAAGTTTATCAGACAGCACTTTCGCTTCTTTCTCTATTGGAGTGCAGCGGAAAGCATATAGATAAAATTTATTTTCAAGAAGAAGCGTGTACTGCCGAATATGAATTTAAAAAACATGATGCGATTCTTAATTATCTTGATGGCAGAATAGAGCACTATGTTCCTAAGTATTGGAATGGTTTAGATTCTAATGACATGGAACGTGCTGCTTCATCAGAAGAATACCGTTTGTCTATAAGATATCAGTATGGTTGGGAAAAATGTCAACAACGTTATTTGCTCACCATACACAATGATATTGAAGTAACTACTGATATTGTGGCTAATCTTTACAATGAATTGGACGGTCACACTGGGATTGGCGAAATCGGCCAATGTTGGTGGTGTCCTGCAGCTCAGAAAGGGCTTTGTAATTCTGAACGTTACATGGAATTCAAACCCTCTTATCAATATTTGATGAAAATTTATAATCAGGACATGGATTATTCCAAGAGGCGGGCCTACAATCTTGGCTTGTCAGATCAGTACAAGGAAAATGCATGGCCTTTGCCTGAGTGCCGTTTAAATGAGTGGTGTGCCCTGATCGACATGGATAAAGCCCGTAAGGATACTATGCCTATGGGGCCTGCTGCTCCATTTGGGGCTTTTATCGCATCTGGGGCTTGTATTGGTGAGAACTGGGATCGTCCTGTCTGTTTGGACGTGGCTGTGCAGTGGTTTAGAGATTTGATGCATATGGGGCATAGTTTTAAGCATTATGATG contains:
- a CDS encoding glutamine amidotransferase-related protein, with the translated sequence MKQYLITILIVLSLCLPVLASDIPAPSLDTNPCMDVIVTRTNPLLSFKKNGKSIDQFEIQLDRRNTFDSPDLYKYILKTGAGEVGALQIPKEKPLHDKSRWWWRVRAINVDGKASLWTISRFFVDSESDDHYSGLQRLTPVSVKTGSGSNPEYLTDYSDAGLISQWRAAPPGPHHEWVELDLGKPVPVSLIWMLSDFNNPDGWLSDFHWMTSNDGESWTKVEAGEVSNSDSYRIIQDIPVHTARLWRLVITKYTGYAPALNEIMLFTPAQPEIPNIPDNPYIMIIGNQRNGFTFTRLTQRVEQLVPDAKVVHIPYWKANMEMIKNLPNKPAAIILSGNNADYNNLPMFEYNGEYEIIRESDIPIFGICAGCQMHAFAYGYTRVHSMGWSDISAMQDPEERTRIYKKIDDPIFKKTPEPFIAPEVHGWAIYSLPDNYELVAASGYIQAIRRKDRLRYGVQFHPEIKESYNQAEPVLKNFLEWALKKK
- a CDS encoding cyclase family protein, translated to MAKKIIDLSVSIRSDKPSDPPGFVPEIIYADHTAGAAQMASVFPGLSSEQLPEQEGWAVEFVKMCTHAGTHMDAPYHYHSKTDDDIPAMTIDLIPLEWCIGSGVKLDFRNLADGYVVTPVDIDAELERIGHTLKEGDIVLVNTAAGERFGYDDYLEKGCGMGRDATLHLTKQGIKIVGTDAWSWDAPFSSTVKRFMETKDPSIIWEGHYAGSTIPYCHMEKMANLEQLPSTGFTVICMPVKIHKGSAGWVRPVALIEE